Genomic segment of Populus nigra chromosome 6, ddPopNigr1.1, whole genome shotgun sequence:
CTAAAGCAATGTGGGTACTGTTTGCAAAAAGTAAGGGACAAAGCAACAGATATCGAACTGTGTACAATAATGTTATGTTCAAATTCCATGTGTATACAATTAagttctcaaaaaataaaataaataatacatgtATAAATATGAGCGTAAATTAGTATAATCTTACAATCTAAAAAATTGGAAATCTATTCTATATtctgccaaaaaaataaaaaacatgctgGGACATTAGCAAAATTTGGTAATGCTTGTTTTCTAGGTGATGTTTGGCATTGCAATtttcaaaccatgtttttaattttaaaataattttgtgtttttttgaatCACTTTAATAtgttcatgtaaaaaataaattttaaaattattattttaatttatttttaaataaaaaatatttaaaaaattaacctttaCTAATTCCAAAAGAGATAGTAACTTGGTCATGTGGCTGGAAAATAGGAAGATACCCAGTGATCTGTGCCtttcaattattaattagtGGAAGTTCAACACAATATTGAGGTTCATTTTTGTATTACAgttcaattgaatttttaaaatcttttgaatttttttaattttaaattatttttttatatgattattttgatatcaaaaataatttttttaaaataattttttaatatatttcaaaacaatgctttaaaaaacaataaaaaatacactaaaaaaataaaaaatcctttaCTTTCTTCCTCGCAATCAAAATCCTCACAGTATATGTGGGGTACTTGCCAATTGCTACATGGCAACAGCAGTTGCTGCCTCCCTGTGGATAACAGGAATTGCAATATTAATTCTACAGGACAGTTTTTAAATTGGAGGAGCCTAGccccttttaaaattattatgacaTGAACTTAACATTTTGATTGTACACTTATCCCAATTGAAatcaattcattaatttatatatcattTATCATATCATGAGTTAGTAAAATGAATTCCgtaatattaaaacaaagaatTCGGCAAACTTATTATTTCTAGCATTATTTGAAAACCCTCAAAGGATCAAGTGGGATCGAATGATAAAACAAAGATTTATTTAGCTCGATGTATAAAGcttaaaattaatctattataattttgaaggatgTAGTTTAATTGGTTAGACTCTAAGTTTGTTTTCTAAACATCATCAATTCTAGTTTCACAAACCTTATAActactggaggcttatatgAACATTAACTTCAAGGTCTGTGGGATTAGTCAATGTACACGCAAGCTGGTTCAAACAtccttgttaataaaaaaaacctattattagttttttcttttattaagatAACATACACACACGTACATGTCTTATTcataaaaatttctaaaattttatttttgatataagcgTGATAAAGATCATTATGTTTATAGATGAGaaaagcataatattttttttattgggtgtGTGAAAACAGATAATTAAACCAATATATgccaatttataaaaaatagaagaagcaTAAATCTTAAAGCATTAATTAATCTTATGTTAGTGAACTAagataactaaattaatttaaggtttttatatgttataataaggtaattttacatttttttttcacatggacATATGGAGCCAGGTTAAAAATATTCCACGTACGCAACAAGATTTCAGTTAGGAAAAATTGGGTCTTTTCACTAAGATTTGGACAAAAAAACGTCAAATATAATTTAGCCTGAGGTAATATCACCGGCGATGAGAGGAAGGTAACTTTTTGTCCGGGAAACCACAAAATAAAATGTGATTCAAGCAATGTTTGACATGTGAACTCACATGTGGTAACTTTTAAGGGTTTTCAATGTTgatataatttagtttattatttttactctttTATCCTAAAAAGTggagatttttattcttttcttttcttttcaacagTGATAATTAACTATAATTAGGTGAATCTAAATTTGTGAATATTTTCATTAACCAgaacccatattttttttttcaaaaaagtttaTGAAATCACATCCAACGCATATCATGGAAAACTGCTACTGAGCTATTTGAACTaaagattaattttatgttgcgctgttatataatttaaattcatcgatgtaaataaaataaaatgatattttatattaatttaaaatgagaaaTCGTTACTTTCTTCCCATCCATTATGATAACTATTCataataaaacctttttttccATGAATAGAGAAGCAATTCAccgaaaatatttaaaaatcttatcactaaaaaactttaaaatttgtcATCGTAAGTATTTACATGCACGTGACATATATAATGTTATTACAGTGAGATCCAATATTATTAGGTGGGAGGTTGTCCATCAATTTTTCAacccaattaattttattttattttattttttctaagaggAATTATCTAATCTAAATTGAATATCACCTAATTACCTCACCCAAAAAATAACACTAggaattcaaaaaaagaaaaagaaaaaaaaaaaacaaagctagaCTATGTCCCAGCCCGTGTTCCAGAGTTATTGGGCCGACACGTGTTGACCCAAACCAAAAACCGACCTGAAATATGATTCTTAACCGCGTACGAACCCAACAGAATGTAcaataaatagtaaataaacTACCGCGTTTACACACACAGAGAGGATCGAATGTTttgcaaaaaggaaaaaacaaattcctgATAGAAAGCCTAGACAAGTCGATCTTGATTTCTATAACCAAAATCTAAAATGGTACGCTAATGTCTCTCTATAATACTCAGAATTAGggtttctttttgtattttcttttcgtTAATGATTTGAATTTAGGGTTTCGATTTCTATTCTATCATTGTAAACTCGTTCCTCGATGAaaaaattttcatgattttaattgaattcacttatgagcttgatttttttttccttacgattctaacttgttttttgttgatCTATTGCAGTCTTCGCTTGCGGCAGCTAGAGCAGATAATTTTTACTACCCGCCGGAATGGTCCCCGAAGAAGGTACCGAAACCGGGCTCTATCGTATTGTAAATTAGTTAATTTCTGAGCAGAGAGGGATTCtgacattgatttttcttttttttcccctttcaggGTGGGTTGAACAAATTTCATGGGCAACATGctttgagagagagagcaagaaagCTGGACCAGGGTATTTTGATTATAAGGTATGCATTGTGGTTTTGTCTcgaattttcatattttatgcaCACATTTAGCAGAGGAAGTTGCCGATTCTAGTACGGGTTAGGATTGAAGAAATTCCATCAGTAAAAGATGTAATTTGACTGGAAAATGGAGAATATGTATGCTAAATCAAATGTTAGTTGTTTCTCTGCTCTAGTAACAGATCATGGGGTTAACTGAATAACTGAGGAAAGCATGGATATAGAGCATTTCAGGTTAAAGAAATAATCTTGATTGGAAAATCCCCTTTTTTGTGTTGTTATCGCAAtatattcaagattttttcttaGTCTAAATTCATCTAACTTGATGAAAGTTTGACAATGTTTCATATGAAATACGGAATTTTTGTAACCGTGAAAAGTAATAAATATATGGTGATGTTTGATTTGGGTTTATGGTGATGACTGGAGAGGGTGAAAATGAgagcaaaacataaaaaaagatactGTTGCCGAAGTTCTTTTTCAACAGTTTTTAACTGCTGATCACAAATTGATCACTATGCAGATGAAAAGCCTATATAAGAGGTATTTTAAATGTTTCTTAACTAGCTGCCCAATTTCCACTACCTTTAATTGTATGGCGTAATTTTCTTGCTTTTCAGGTTTGAAATGCCCTTCAATATATGGTGTGGTGGTTGCAATTCTATGATTGCAAAGGGTGTTCGGTTCAACGCAGAGAAAAAGCAAGTGGGAAATTATTATTCTACAAAGGTAACTCTTAACAACTGATTCCAAATGCTTCTGATAATTTTGCATGGAAAACTAGAAGCACAACAAAGGAGCACAGTCTATGATCTGCACGTGTGCAACATACACACTTGCAATCATTAGCACACATATGTTCCTGCAtctgtacacacacacacacacacacacacacacacacacacacacacagacccTGCTGATATGTTATTCTCGCATACGCTTGATTTTAGTCCACGAAGGACATGCCATCTCCTAGCACCAAACAAGTTTATTCCATGGTGGTGTCTTGTATGTGTGAAAATGGTTCATTTACTTGCTTGTGCACTCCTGCATGTGTGCTTGTACCACACACATAGGATACCGAGTCTGTTGGCATGCTGTCCTgtttatagttgtttttaaatCCTCAGAAAAGCTCATCTTCCAATCAATTTTGAAAGCTGCTGGTCGACTTGATTCtgtgtgttatttttatataatttttataaatctcTTTTCTTAATGGCTTGTTCTTGCTTTCTTCAGATATGGAGCTTTACCATGAAATCTGCATGCTGCAAACATGAAATTGTTATCCAGACAGATCCAAAAAATTGTGAGTATGTGATTCTTAGCGGGGCTCAACGAAAAAATGAGGAGTTTGATATTGAGGATGCAGAAACATTTGCTCTCCCTGCTGATGAAGGTTGGTATTTACTCTGATGAAATTACAATACTGCTTTGCAAGTCTGCATGGAATACCAGTCCGTCATTTCTTATTGGCCATGCAAACATAAACCTTTTTTCCTTGACCCAACATCTTgacttcattctttttttccagAGAGAGGCAAGCTTGCTGATCCATTTTACCGTCTTGAACATCAGGAAGAGGATTtgcagaagaagaaagaagctgAACCCATTCTAGTTCGTCTTCAGCGAGTATCAGATGCCAGGCATTTAGATGACTATTCCCTCAACAAGGCTCTTCGTGCCCAAATGAGGAGTCAAAAGAAAAGAGTTGCTGAAGAAGAGGCCACTTCCAAGAAAATGGGTCTTGGGATACGCTTGCTTCCGACAACTGAAGAAGATGCTGCCTCTGCAGCTCATGTGAAGTTCTCTTCCAAGTTTGACAAAAATAGGAAGGATAAGCGAGCATTGATCAGTGCTGATTCAATTTTTTCTGGGTCATCTGGTTCTTCCATGTCCAATAAGAAACGTTTGGAGCTAGAATCCAAGAGAAGGAAAATCAGTGCCTCTGCAGCCTCTAATTTGCTAACGGGGGGATTCAAGCCATCATCGTGGTCACAGGGTACTGTTTCTGGCAGCAGGCATAAGCAAAATTCCGTGAGTGCCAGACTTTTTTAGCGATGGTTCCCCGATGTTATGAAAGAGCCGATTCTTTTCATCTTAAGGCTTTAGATCACCTTGTTTGGATaggacttttattttttgggccATCCTTTGCCTGGTGTAAATGGCTCTGGATCTTTGTACATACGAACTTACTGCCTGGCTTGTCTTTTTCCCTCCCCTGGCCCCTCTTGTCTAGGGATCCGTATATTGGATGTATAACCAGTGTCGTGTGCACTTGTTTCAATAGTGAAATGAAATGACAGTGTTATCAAAAGATTTCTGGCTGTCTTCCCTCTCCCACCTCATTTGTTTTACGATCAACTAGCgtatatttcatttttattgcaTTTCTAATGGTTATTAATCCGTGTCATCCTTCCCAAAATGATTCGTTGTATACCTGTAAATTGTAATTTGAGGCCATTGTCATATTCTTTCTTCATTTGTCTTGGAAAGGGTAGGGAAGCCAATGTAGTAAGAGATTTTGAAACTCTTGCTTACTTCATTGGTTCATTTAATTGGCCATCTCCGTGCCTCAAAATGTTTAAAAGCTTTCTCTCTCCCCTGTTTGTGTTCAGTTGTGGGCACACCTGAACATGTTTCAAACAAACAGCTGCTCTGGGGTAGATCATGTCAAAAAGAGTAATCGGCCATTGATAAAATACGCAGTCAATACTTTTCACTGATTTGGAGGGTAAGTTAAAATCTAAAAGAATCTAGGAAACCACAAAACATGAGATCACGCACAGAGCCATTTCATACCATTCCTTTTCCTGCATGCCACGCCCGAAGGCCCATATTTTAGTAGAATTTCTTCCATTTCCTCTCAATGAAATAAGTTagcaaagaaaactaaaaatcaaacagGGACGATGACTTCCTTCTATCATCCAATACATACTACTCTCCCTGTGCACTACCCTATAATTGACAAAGGAAGATTTTTTGTCAGGCAGCAGTGTAGGGATACTTTCAAACAACAGTTTCTGTCCAGTTTTCTGTGCGCTTTTATTCCCTCCAAGATTTGGTAACTGTATAGTTTACAGAATCCCTAAATGCAGATGTGCGTAGACACCGGATCAGGACAATAAACACTGCACGGACTCAATTCATAAATTCCGGATCATCAACTTTGCACAGTAGTGctgcaaaaataaaagaagcaaGCAAACGAAGCAGACAGATATCATCATTTTAAATCTCTCCATCCATAATCTACTCTGCACACTTCTTTTTGGCTTATTTACCCACTCTCCCCCTcaaccaaaagaaagaaaagaaatgatccTGCACAAGCACGATTCTTTGTCACAGAACAGCAATTAATGCAGCTTTAGCACCGTAACCGGCAACAAGGCTATGCTACACGGACTGTAAGCAGTGCACCTAACACTACTATAAGATCACGCAACTGAGCCAAAAGAATCAGATAAAATCAAGTGacccttataaaaaaaatactccatACAGTGATATGCCAGGTACGTGCTGTCAGTGATTGCTGTTGACTTTACTAGCCTATCATTCGTCTCCAATTCAATTTAACAGAATGAGgaggcttctttctttttggcttCACGCATAAACAACACCACATACTTTCTCTTCTCACAGTTCTCTCCAATAATGGATGCTTATGGATAATGGAATTTGCAGATGGCAGAGGTCCTCTCTTTTCCGGGCTTTTTGCTTCAACAGGATCGCCTGATGAGCTGTCTCTTTCCTTGGCGTGCTTATTCGATCAATATTATGGTGCACCACTTTTCATCGTTagtaatttttcatgtttgatttatacatttatttaattatattactcCATTCTAATTATATGATCATCTTTGTTTTTGTAGAGTTTTCCCATATACTAGTATGGTTTAATTTATAACTATGTTAAACTCCCAGAAGAATATTGTCAGGAGATCAACCAGCAGCTTACAGAAGTACTTCAGGTTGGTTCGATCGATCTTCATTGTTTATTAGTTTGTCTATCTCTCCCTTCTCTCATGTTTCATGTTTAATTTTACATGCAATTAGATAATAGCTTTTGAAGTAGCAGGGATTAATTAATTGCAGAAATGATAACATCACcaataaattatgttaattgatttaatatcatgattttattgcattttgCACGAatcagatttattattaattatcgtattgtttaaatcttgaatttaaaaatagacGTGTAATATGATGTTTGCCTCACATATTAGATACTTGAATACCCATGGTTCCTTGCaatttatatggtatttttaatCTAGGATTAATAAAATTTCACCGTGTATAATATggaagtattaaaaaaaacgaattaataaaaaatgattgatttcataatttaaatataatccAACCATGAGTGGTActgtcaaattataattaagcCATGTTATCCTTAGTCTCAATTGACATACAAACTAATCCAAAGTTAAtttaactatcaaacaaaaaaaatcatagattagTTATGTTAATTCATTTTTAGAGTCTCCATGTTATCCTtttcaaatacatttttaatagatggaatcgggaaaaaaaattataagaaagaaaaacataaacataaatattattaaattaaatacaaacaaataatTGTTTTCGTACTCCATTCCAAGAAATTATAGCTCAGAACACCAACAGTGTAAAAAATCTTCCAAACAATAATCGATTCtttcaataatataaatcaataaagaaGCAAGTTGTATTACC
This window contains:
- the LOC133696264 gene encoding uncharacterized protein LOC133696264, with protein sequence MSSLAAARADNFYYPPEWSPKKGGLNKFHGQHALRERARKLDQGILIIRFEMPFNIWCGGCNSMIAKGVRFNAEKKQVGNYYSTKIWSFTMKSACCKHEIVIQTDPKNCEYVILSGAQRKNEEFDIEDAETFALPADEERGKLADPFYRLEHQEEDLQKKKEAEPILVRLQRVSDARHLDDYSLNKALRAQMRSQKKRVAEEEATSKKMGLGIRLLPTTEEDAASAAHVKFSSKFDKNRKDKRALISADSIFSGSSGSSMSNKKRLELESKRRKISASAASNLLTGGFKPSSWSQGTVSGSRHKQNSVSARLF